One region of Salvelinus namaycush isolate Seneca chromosome 3, SaNama_1.0, whole genome shotgun sequence genomic DNA includes:
- the LOC120044952 gene encoding E3 ubiquitin-protein ligase KCMF1-like isoform X1 — protein MFQRSNTSSVSCDACLKGNFRGRRYKCLICYDYDLCASCYESGATTTRHTSEHAMQCILTRVDFDLYYGGEAFSVEQPQSFSCPYCGKMGYTETSLQEHVTSDHAETSTEVICPICAALPGGDPNHVTDDFAAHLTLEHRAPRDLDESSGVRHVRRMFHHGRGLGGPRARRTNMHFTSSSTGGLSSSQSSSYSPSNREAMDPIAELLSQLSGVRRSAGGQLNSSGPSASQLQQLQMQLQLERQQAQAARQQLETARNATRRSNPGGNISATIPPPVANSAGVAESNLMASHSSQFLLTRLNEPKMSEAERQALEGERADRSLFVQELLLSTLMREESSSSDEDERRDFASFGAMGCVDIMPLDVALENLNLRESGYNSSSRSSKEPPPPPL, from the exons ATGTTTCAAAGAAGTAATACTTCTA GTGTGAGCTGTGACGCGTGTTTAAAAGGGAACTTCAGAGGGCGCCGGTACAAGTGTTTAATTTGCTACGACTACGACCTGTGCGCATCGTGCTACGAGAGCGGAGCTACAACAACGAGACACACGTCGGAGCACGCCATGCAGTGTATATTAACCAGGGTAGACTTTG ACCTGTATTACGGCGGCGAGGCGTTCTCAGTAGAGCAGCCCCAGAGCTTTTCCTGTCCTTACTGTGGTAAAATGGGCTACACAGAGACATCCCTACAGGAGCATGTCACCTCAGACCATGCAGAGACTTCCACAGAGGTG ATCTGTCCAATATGTGCTGCGTTGCCGGGCGGGGACCCCAATCACGTGACTGACGACTTTGCTGCTCATCTCACACTTGAACACAGAGCACCTAGAGACTTA GATGAGTCCAGTGGTGTCCGGCACGTGCGTCGGATGTTCCACCACGGTCGTGGGCTGGGCGGTCCTAGGGCACGCAGGACCAACATGCACTTTACTAGCAGCTCCACTGGGGGGCTCTCTTCCTCACAGAGTTCCTCTTACTCCCCCAGTAACAGGGAAGCCATGGACCCTATAGCAG AGCTATTGTCTCAGCTGTCGGGCGTGCGGCGCTCGGCGGGAGGCCAGCTCAACTCGTCGGGGCCATCTGCGTCTCAGCTGCAGCAGCTACAGATGCAGCTGCAGCTGGAGCGCCAGCAGGCCCAGGCGGCCCGCCAGCAGCTGGAGACGGCCAGGAACGCCACACGACGCTCTAACCCCGGCGGCAACATCAGTGCCACCATCCCACCTCCCGTCGCCAACTCGGCCGGCGTGGCCGAGAGCAATCTCATGGCCTCCCACAGCTCCCAGTTCTTGCTCACACG TTTGAATGAGCCCAAGATGTCGGAGGCGGAGCGGCAGGCGCTGGAGGGTGAGCGCGCTGACCGCAGCCTGTTTGTCCAGGAGCTGCTGTTGAGCACGCTGATGCGCGAGGAGAGCTCCTCTTCGGACGAGGACGAGCGGCGAGACTTTGCCAGCTTTGGGGCCATGGGCTGCGTGGATATCATGCCTTTAGACGTGGCCCTGGAGAACCTCAACCTCAGGGAGAGCGGTTACAACAGCAGCTCTAGGAGCTCTAAGGAACCTCCACCGCCTCCTCTTTGA
- the LOC120044952 gene encoding E3 ubiquitin-protein ligase KCMF1-like isoform X2 encodes MSRHEGVSCDACLKGNFRGRRYKCLICYDYDLCASCYESGATTTRHTSEHAMQCILTRVDFDLYYGGEAFSVEQPQSFSCPYCGKMGYTETSLQEHVTSDHAETSTEVICPICAALPGGDPNHVTDDFAAHLTLEHRAPRDLDESSGVRHVRRMFHHGRGLGGPRARRTNMHFTSSSTGGLSSSQSSSYSPSNREAMDPIAELLSQLSGVRRSAGGQLNSSGPSASQLQQLQMQLQLERQQAQAARQQLETARNATRRSNPGGNISATIPPPVANSAGVAESNLMASHSSQFLLTRLNEPKMSEAERQALEGERADRSLFVQELLLSTLMREESSSSDEDERRDFASFGAMGCVDIMPLDVALENLNLRESGYNSSSRSSKEPPPPPL; translated from the exons ATGTCCCGACATGAGG GTGTGAGCTGTGACGCGTGTTTAAAAGGGAACTTCAGAGGGCGCCGGTACAAGTGTTTAATTTGCTACGACTACGACCTGTGCGCATCGTGCTACGAGAGCGGAGCTACAACAACGAGACACACGTCGGAGCACGCCATGCAGTGTATATTAACCAGGGTAGACTTTG ACCTGTATTACGGCGGCGAGGCGTTCTCAGTAGAGCAGCCCCAGAGCTTTTCCTGTCCTTACTGTGGTAAAATGGGCTACACAGAGACATCCCTACAGGAGCATGTCACCTCAGACCATGCAGAGACTTCCACAGAGGTG ATCTGTCCAATATGTGCTGCGTTGCCGGGCGGGGACCCCAATCACGTGACTGACGACTTTGCTGCTCATCTCACACTTGAACACAGAGCACCTAGAGACTTA GATGAGTCCAGTGGTGTCCGGCACGTGCGTCGGATGTTCCACCACGGTCGTGGGCTGGGCGGTCCTAGGGCACGCAGGACCAACATGCACTTTACTAGCAGCTCCACTGGGGGGCTCTCTTCCTCACAGAGTTCCTCTTACTCCCCCAGTAACAGGGAAGCCATGGACCCTATAGCAG AGCTATTGTCTCAGCTGTCGGGCGTGCGGCGCTCGGCGGGAGGCCAGCTCAACTCGTCGGGGCCATCTGCGTCTCAGCTGCAGCAGCTACAGATGCAGCTGCAGCTGGAGCGCCAGCAGGCCCAGGCGGCCCGCCAGCAGCTGGAGACGGCCAGGAACGCCACACGACGCTCTAACCCCGGCGGCAACATCAGTGCCACCATCCCACCTCCCGTCGCCAACTCGGCCGGCGTGGCCGAGAGCAATCTCATGGCCTCCCACAGCTCCCAGTTCTTGCTCACACG TTTGAATGAGCCCAAGATGTCGGAGGCGGAGCGGCAGGCGCTGGAGGGTGAGCGCGCTGACCGCAGCCTGTTTGTCCAGGAGCTGCTGTTGAGCACGCTGATGCGCGAGGAGAGCTCCTCTTCGGACGAGGACGAGCGGCGAGACTTTGCCAGCTTTGGGGCCATGGGCTGCGTGGATATCATGCCTTTAGACGTGGCCCTGGAGAACCTCAACCTCAGGGAGAGCGGTTACAACAGCAGCTCTAGGAGCTCTAAGGAACCTCCACCGCCTCCTCTTTGA